A window of the Candidatus Cloacimonadaceae bacterium genome harbors these coding sequences:
- a CDS encoding transposase — protein MLEKFLRKLFGDKSSQDLKRYHPKKNANWVEVNLVVLRKFKNGKQKGRDFYLLCDFNDNTLTEDQIINKAYTSYRKRWAIEESHRQMKQDLKWKGMRLASYTGLKNLNTLLSLALYFIYSCKGLITKLAEEYPDHYFQK, from the coding sequence ATGTTGGAAAAATTCTTGCGCAAGCTCTTCGGCGACAAGTCCTCGCAGGATCTGAAACGCTATCACCCCAAAAAGAATGCTAACTGGGTTGAAGTTAATCTCGTAGTCCTTCGAAAGTTCAAGAATGGAAAACAGAAAGGCCGAGACTTCTATCTGCTTTGTGACTTTAACGATAACACTCTTACTGAAGATCAGATTATCAATAAAGCCTACACCAGCTATCGTAAACGTTGGGCTATTGAAGAATCACATCGCCAAATGAAGCAAGATCTGAAGTGGAAAGGTATGCGTCTGGCAAGCTATACCGGGCTCAAGAACCTGAATACGCTTCTTTCTCTGGCTCTGTACTTTATCTACTCATGCAAAGGGCTGATTACAAAACTGGCAGAAGAATATCCAGATCATTACTTTCAAAAGTAA